In a single window of the Desulfovibrio mangrovi genome:
- a CDS encoding prephenate dehydrogenase/arogenate dehydrogenase family protein — protein sequence MSPDGFEGDFSGGKIAVIGSNGRMGRMLCNRFRAAGYEVAELDQPLTNTSLSAGLSGASVVLLCIPAAAFVTVLQQISGILQPPQVLVDITSVKVQPMHQMQLAYNGPIVGTHPLFGPEPKADEVRVAVTPAEGTDEKHAAMVEELFERIGCEPFRTTAEAHDEAAALIQGLNFITTVSYLATLAHKEEITPYLTPSFQRRLDAAKKMMTEDAELFEGLFEANPSSHNAVRSFRNMLNIAAGGDINVLVERALWWWRENNDTGGVRH from the coding sequence ATGAGTCCGGATGGTTTTGAAGGCGACTTTAGCGGCGGCAAGATTGCCGTCATCGGGTCCAACGGTCGCATGGGGCGGATGCTTTGCAACCGTTTCCGTGCGGCGGGCTATGAGGTTGCGGAGCTTGACCAGCCTTTGACAAATACGTCACTTTCAGCTGGACTGTCAGGGGCGAGTGTGGTACTGCTGTGCATTCCTGCGGCAGCCTTTGTCACTGTTCTGCAACAAATCAGTGGTATTCTTCAGCCTCCGCAGGTGTTGGTGGATATAACTTCGGTAAAGGTACAACCCATGCATCAGATGCAACTCGCCTACAACGGCCCCATCGTGGGTACTCATCCTCTCTTCGGTCCCGAGCCGAAGGCGGACGAGGTGCGTGTTGCCGTTACCCCTGCTGAAGGGACTGACGAGAAGCATGCGGCCATGGTGGAAGAGCTGTTCGAACGCATCGGCTGCGAACCCTTCCGCACCACTGCGGAAGCGCATGACGAAGCCGCCGCCCTCATTCAGGGGTTGAACTTCATCACCACCGTTTCCTACCTTGCCACCTTGGCGCACAAGGAAGAGATCACGCCGTATCTCACGCCTTCCTTCCAGCGTCGTCTGGATGCCGCCAAGAAGATGATGACTGAGGACGCAGAGCTGTTCGAAGGGCTGTTTGAGGCCAATCCCAGCTCCCATAACGCCGTCCGTTCCTTCCGTAATATGCTGAACATTGCCGCCGGTGGCGACATCAACGTGCTCGTTGAGCGCGCTCTTTGGTGGTGGCGTGAGAATAATGATACGGGAGGGGTGCGTCATTAA